A window of Pseudomonas denitrificans (nom. rej.) genomic DNA:
ATGCACAGTCGTTGTACCAGGCGGAACATGACCGCCGGCGGCGGCGCGCGTAGAAGCCTTGAAAGAAAAATCCCCGGTCCAGGCCGGGATTTTTATCTCGGGGGTTGCGAAAAATACAACGTCCCGCCAGGAAGGCGGGCCGTTCTGTATCGGGCAGCAGCGTCAGATGGTGCGCGAGAAGCGCTCCGCCTGCTCGCCACCGAGGTAGGCGTCGAAGGCCATGGCCACGCTGCGCATCATCAGCTGCCCCTGGGGCAGCAGCACCAGCGCGTCGTCATGCAGTTCGATCAGGCCGTCGCCGACCTGCTCGCGCAACTGCCGCAGCGAACCCTCGAAGTACTCGCCGAAACGAATGCCGTGGCGCTCTTCCAGAGGGGCATAGTCGACGCGGCCATGGCACATCAGCGCGCTGATCACTTCGCGGCGCAGGCAGTCGTCGTCGGTCAGGCGGTAGCCCTTGTGCACCGGCAGCAGGCCTTCGTCGAGCCGCGCGTAATACTGCGACAGCTCCTTTACGTTCTGCCCGTAGGTGTCGCCGACCTTGCTGATGGACGACACGCCCAGGGCGATCAGGTCGCAGTCGGCGTGGGTCGAGTAGCCCTGGAAGTTGCGCTGCAGGGTACCGTTGCTGCGGGCCACGGTGAGTTCGTCGTCGGGCAGGGCGAAGTGGTCCATGCCGATGTAGACGTAGCCCGCTTCGGTCAGCCGCTGGATGGTCAGTTCCAGCAGTTCCAGCTTGCGCTCCGGTGGCGGCATGTCCTCGCGGCGGATCAGCCGCTGCGCGCGTACCCGCTCGGGCAGGTGGGCGTAGCTGTAGGCGGCGATGCGGTCGGGACGCAGGGCGATGATCTTGCTGAGGGTGGTGTCGAAGCTCGCCACGGTCTGCAGCGGCAGGCCGTAGATCAGGTCCACGGA
This region includes:
- the hemN gene encoding oxygen-independent coproporphyrinogen III oxidase, coding for MPESMSFNRALVEKYDRPGPRYTSYPTAPQFHGAFAADDYRAAARRSNHPADGSAAKPLSVYIHIPFCKSLCYYCACNKIITQKTHRAVEYLDYLKREIAMQAELFDGARKLTQLHLGGGTPTYLTSEQLGEVMDSLREHFNLDESDAHEFSIEVDPRTISRERIAELRAQGFNRLSFGVQDFDEKVQEAVNRVQSEQQVFDLVAAAREAKFKSVSVDLIYGLPLQTVASFDTTLSKIIALRPDRIAAYSYAHLPERVRAQRLIRREDMPPPERKLELLELTIQRLTEAGYVYIGMDHFALPDDELTVARSNGTLQRNFQGYSTHADCDLIALGVSSISKVGDTYGQNVKELSQYYARLDEGLLPVHKGYRLTDDDCLRREVISALMCHGRVDYAPLEERHGIRFGEYFEGSLRQLREQVGDGLIELHDDALVLLPQGQLMMRSVAMAFDAYLGGEQAERFSRTI